In Streptomyces sp. RFCAC02, the following proteins share a genomic window:
- a CDS encoding acyltransferase: MPLIPRALAAWRRRTAHRAVHAALRFARDAGAVTAEHTAGLRFGAIGPGTRLAFPQGTVFGEPWIRLGAHCVIGEHVTLTAGLVPGLDLGPDPVLRIGDGVVIGRGGHVVADRAVTIGDDCWIGPYVYITSTNHSYDDPHRPVGVQWPRMAPVTIGAGSWIGTGAVILPGSAVGRNAVVAAGAVVRGEVPDHAVAAGVPARVVRRWTPDGGWEPPLRTPPPTPPASDGARHLRGG; encoded by the coding sequence GTGCCCCTGATACCCCGCGCACTGGCGGCCTGGCGGCGCCGTACCGCGCACCGCGCCGTCCACGCGGCGCTGCGCTTCGCACGCGACGCGGGCGCGGTGACGGCCGAGCACACGGCCGGACTGCGGTTCGGGGCGATCGGCCCCGGCACGCGGCTGGCGTTCCCCCAGGGCACGGTCTTCGGCGAGCCGTGGATCCGCCTGGGCGCGCACTGCGTCATCGGCGAGCACGTCACGCTCACCGCGGGCCTGGTGCCCGGCCTCGACCTCGGCCCCGACCCGGTCCTGCGGATCGGCGACGGCGTCGTGATCGGGCGCGGCGGCCACGTGGTCGCGGACCGGGCCGTCACGATCGGCGACGACTGCTGGATCGGGCCGTACGTCTACATCACGTCCACGAACCACAGTTACGACGACCCGCACCGGCCCGTCGGCGTGCAGTGGCCGCGCATGGCTCCGGTGACGATCGGCGCGGGGAGCTGGATCGGGACGGGCGCGGTGATCCTGCCCGGCAGCGCGGTCGGCCGGAACGCGGTGGTCGCGGCCGGCGCGGTGGTGCGGGGCGAGGTGCCGGACCACGCGGTCGCCGCGGGCGTACCGGCACGCGTCGTGCGCCGCTGGACCCCGGACGGCGGCTGGGAACCGCCCCTGCGCACACCGCCCCCGACCCCTCCGGCGTCCGACGGCGCCCGTCATCTCCGGGGCGGGTGA
- a CDS encoding sigma-70 family RNA polymerase sigma factor encodes MTTATQATSPDIPIRRPAGLPAAERYRDRLLRYVLRLTAGDSHRAEDIVQETMLRAWLADSRRAGDGDDERLAAWLHTVARNLAIDAHRRDRALPAGMVPSPLLKQPADGTEMADRVADRMLVTAALARLTPEHRAVLVHIHLHGRSGAEAARDLGIPQGTVKSRVHYALSALRREIRAA; translated from the coding sequence ATGACCACCGCCACCCAAGCGACTTCCCCCGACATCCCGATACGCCGCCCCGCCGGACTCCCGGCGGCCGAGCGGTATCGCGACCGTCTCCTCCGCTACGTCCTCCGCCTGACGGCGGGTGACTCCCACCGCGCGGAGGACATCGTGCAGGAGACGATGCTCAGGGCGTGGCTCGCCGACTCACGACGGGCGGGCGACGGGGACGACGAGCGCCTCGCCGCGTGGCTCCACACCGTGGCCCGCAACCTCGCCATCGACGCCCACCGCCGCGACCGCGCCCTGCCCGCCGGCATGGTGCCGTCCCCGCTGCTCAAACAGCCCGCCGACGGCACCGAGATGGCCGACCGTGTCGCCGACCGCATGCTGGTCACCGCCGCGTTGGCCCGCCTCACCCCCGAACACCGCGCCGTACTCGTCCACATCCACCTCCACGGCCGTTCCGGCGCGGAGGCCGCGCGCGACCTCGGCATACCGCAAGGTACGGTCAAGTCGCGCGTGCACTATGCCCTGTCAGCCCTGCGGCGGGAGATCCGAGCGGCATGA
- a CDS encoding FtsK/SpoIIIE domain-containing protein, whose protein sequence is MKLTITTADAQGRRADHLLDLPGDTTAGELAAALDGTRLYLGDRLLESDEPLGTGGVRDGALLGLDAPVHDAPGVDGWRPSPHDPVLLELRHVSGPGAGGLWRLGPGTYEVGTDRGCVIRLPDTGTDPAAEWDDEGVPTSGTWVTVHADGSASLRLPRGADPERCGLRSLTPPPPVDPETGTPLTDEEPAGKEDGGPGGHSAEPAPPGPDGAPALPPLPRPGELLPPTDGSEDWPLYADLALGDHLLRLCPPYVPDAAVKLSADGLTVEYSRPPRITPHLDAENINLPGPPNPPSRRPFPFMLMMSPLIMGLTMMVLIRSLYFFVLIFFTPIMAVGNWLTGRRANRKQHEEAVRRFRLRRSALELEMRRATVEERLQRNEASPDPAAVRLTALGPGHQLWERRRHHADYLTLRVGTIARASLKSINDGVRDSNHRSVHWRLADVPLSVDMPQMGVVGITGTPGSARALARWHVIQSAVLQSPRDLRIVVLTDEKHADDWAWVRWLPHLRSGRPGASVVAIGNDSETTAQRVSELYAEIQARTEAAQSRDGRAAMGGMADILVVLDGAWRLREVPGVVPVLTQGPSVRIFSLCLDEREHSLPEECTAVLTADGNRLSLRSSHVRTVTDIRTDLVDPAWCEEVARALTPIRDVTVEGDAGMPSEVRLLPLLGQEPPDPRALIARWQKHPASTAFIIGSGFEGNTVLDLTQHGPHGLIAGTTGSGKSELLQTLIASLAVMNRPDELTFVLVDYKGGSAFSECQELPHTLGMITDLDGHLVQRALASLNAELRRREEVLAEVGVKDHREYRAKRSRDPELPPLPRLILVIDEFATLVRELPAFVPGLISLAQRGRSLGLHLILATQRPAGSVSNDIRANTNLRIALRVTDSTESQDVINTPAAAGISPATPGRALIRRGDGPPIPFQTAYVGAERALPESDDTEAVKTLAPRVIRRAELEWQTLGRPANLPVHDDGAEADDDAEPTVAQDPPTDLSVLVEALRAAADALPDFTPQPRPWLPPMPSHLTMPPPPRAPSRAARGCGRSRSPTTTCPAGRPRSRAT, encoded by the coding sequence GTGAAGCTCACGATCACCACCGCGGACGCGCAGGGCCGCCGCGCGGACCACCTGCTCGACCTGCCAGGAGACACCACGGCGGGCGAACTCGCCGCGGCACTCGACGGCACGCGGCTCTACCTCGGCGACCGCCTGCTGGAGTCCGACGAACCGCTCGGCACCGGCGGCGTCCGCGACGGCGCGCTGCTCGGCCTCGACGCGCCCGTGCACGACGCGCCCGGCGTCGACGGCTGGCGCCCGTCCCCGCACGACCCCGTCCTGCTGGAGCTGCGCCATGTGTCAGGACCCGGCGCCGGCGGGTTGTGGCGCCTCGGCCCCGGCACCTACGAGGTGGGCACCGACCGCGGCTGCGTCATACGCCTGCCCGACACGGGCACGGACCCCGCCGCCGAGTGGGACGACGAGGGCGTGCCCACCAGCGGCACCTGGGTCACCGTGCACGCCGACGGCAGCGCGAGCCTCCGCCTCCCCCGGGGCGCCGACCCCGAACGGTGCGGCCTGCGCAGCCTCACCCCGCCGCCGCCCGTCGACCCGGAGACCGGCACCCCCCTGACCGACGAGGAGCCGGCCGGGAAGGAGGACGGCGGCCCCGGCGGCCACAGCGCAGAGCCCGCCCCGCCGGGACCCGACGGCGCGCCCGCCCTCCCGCCGCTGCCGCGGCCCGGCGAACTGCTGCCGCCCACCGACGGGTCGGAGGACTGGCCGCTGTACGCCGACCTGGCGCTCGGCGACCACCTCCTGCGCCTGTGCCCGCCGTACGTGCCCGACGCCGCCGTCAAGCTGTCCGCCGACGGCCTCACCGTCGAGTACAGCCGGCCGCCCCGGATCACCCCGCACCTCGACGCCGAGAACATCAACCTGCCCGGGCCGCCCAACCCGCCGAGCCGCAGGCCGTTCCCGTTCATGCTCATGATGTCGCCCCTGATCATGGGCCTCACCATGATGGTGCTGATCCGGTCGCTCTACTTCTTCGTCCTGATCTTCTTCACCCCGATCATGGCGGTCGGCAACTGGCTCACCGGCCGCCGCGCCAACCGCAAGCAGCACGAGGAAGCGGTCCGCCGTTTCCGGCTGCGCCGCTCCGCGCTCGAACTGGAGATGCGCCGCGCCACCGTCGAGGAGCGCCTCCAGCGCAACGAGGCGTCGCCCGACCCCGCCGCCGTCCGCCTCACCGCCCTCGGCCCCGGCCACCAGCTGTGGGAACGCCGCCGCCACCACGCGGACTACCTGACCCTCCGCGTCGGCACCATCGCCCGCGCGTCCCTGAAGAGCATCAACGACGGTGTGCGGGACAGCAACCACCGCTCCGTCCACTGGCGGCTCGCCGACGTGCCCCTCAGCGTGGACATGCCGCAGATGGGCGTCGTCGGCATCACCGGCACGCCCGGCTCGGCCCGCGCCCTGGCCCGCTGGCACGTCATCCAGTCCGCCGTCCTCCAGAGCCCCCGCGACCTGCGGATCGTCGTCCTCACCGACGAGAAGCACGCCGACGACTGGGCGTGGGTCCGCTGGCTGCCGCACCTGCGGTCCGGCCGCCCCGGCGCGTCGGTCGTCGCCATCGGCAACGACTCCGAGACCACCGCCCAGCGCGTCAGCGAGCTGTACGCCGAGATCCAGGCGCGGACCGAGGCGGCACAGTCCCGGGACGGCCGCGCCGCGATGGGCGGCATGGCCGACATCCTCGTCGTCCTCGACGGCGCCTGGCGCCTGCGGGAAGTGCCGGGCGTCGTGCCCGTCCTCACACAGGGTCCTTCCGTCCGCATCTTCAGCCTGTGCCTCGACGAGCGCGAGCACTCGCTGCCCGAGGAGTGCACCGCCGTCCTCACCGCCGACGGCAACCGGCTGTCGCTGCGCAGCTCCCACGTCCGCACCGTCACGGACATCCGCACCGACCTGGTGGACCCGGCCTGGTGCGAGGAGGTCGCCCGCGCGCTCACGCCGATCCGCGACGTCACCGTCGAGGGCGACGCCGGCATGCCGTCCGAGGTCAGGCTGCTCCCGCTGCTCGGCCAGGAGCCGCCGGACCCGCGGGCGCTGATCGCCCGCTGGCAGAAGCATCCGGCCTCCACCGCGTTCATCATCGGCTCGGGCTTCGAGGGCAACACCGTCCTCGACCTCACCCAGCACGGCCCGCACGGCCTCATCGCCGGCACCACGGGCTCCGGCAAGTCGGAGCTCCTCCAGACCCTGATCGCGTCCCTCGCCGTCATGAACCGGCCGGACGAGCTGACGTTCGTCCTCGTCGACTACAAGGGCGGCAGCGCGTTCAGCGAGTGCCAGGAACTCCCGCACACGCTCGGCATGATCACCGACCTCGACGGCCACCTCGTGCAGCGCGCCCTGGCGTCACTCAACGCCGAACTGCGCCGCCGCGAGGAGGTGCTCGCCGAGGTCGGCGTCAAGGACCACCGCGAGTACCGCGCCAAACGCTCCCGCGACCCCGAACTCCCGCCGCTGCCGCGCCTGATCCTCGTCATCGACGAGTTCGCCACCCTCGTGCGGGAACTCCCCGCGTTCGTCCCGGGCCTCATCAGCCTCGCCCAGCGCGGACGTTCACTCGGCCTGCACCTCATCCTGGCCACGCAGCGCCCCGCCGGATCGGTCAGCAACGACATCCGCGCCAACACCAACCTGCGCATCGCGCTGCGCGTCACCGACTCCACCGAGAGCCAGGACGTCATCAACACGCCGGCCGCCGCCGGCATCTCGCCCGCCACACCGGGCCGCGCCCTCATCCGGCGCGGCGACGGGCCGCCCATACCGTTCCAGACCGCCTACGTCGGCGCCGAGCGGGCCCTCCCCGAGAGCGACGACACGGAAGCCGTGAAGACCCTGGCGCCGCGCGTCATACGCCGCGCGGAACTGGAGTGGCAGACCCTCGGCCGGCCCGCGAACCTGCCCGTCCACGACGACGGAGCGGAGGCCGACGACGACGCGGAGCCCACGGTCGCCCAGGACCCGCCGACCGACCTCAGCGTCCTCGTGGAGGCCCTGCGCGCGGCGGCGGACGCCCTGCCGGACTTCACGCCGCAGCCCCGGCCCTGGCTGCCGCCGATGCCGTCGCACCTGACGATGCCCCCGCCCCCGAGGGCTCCAAGCCGGGCGGCGCGCGGCTGCGGGAGATCCCGTTCGCCTACTACGACCTGCCCAGCAGGCAGGCCCAGATCCCGGGCAACGTGA
- a CDS encoding FtsK/SpoIIIE domain-containing protein, whose product MNLNNFGHLYIIGAPRSGRTQTLRTLAGSVGMYLTTEQVHIYGLDAAGGGLSVVEELPHCGAVVSRHDPERIDRLIRRLIADLNRRQALIAEHDVNSLTELRLKLPRGERPAHLLVLIDGWDALYDTIEKYDGGRLNEELFRLLREGATAGVHVVATSERMLLGTRAGQHNDQRLLLRQSDRMDFAVVGVDRKNVPDNLPAGRGWFAPGGIETQILQLPVPESSKNGDQADALRAIGREARARDAAIDDARRPFPVGVLPGAVAFQDVMDGLPDGEKRPLRALVGLGGDDIAPMFHDFAHASPTYLVVGPPRSGRSTALAGMCVSLLMGGTSLLVLTPRDSPLRQLAQHGLARVFGGDPTADQIEKALEDMAGKPVVVVVDDCDLLASGGADRALRRVITSGQERNQAVLAAGPAEGLSTMGWHGLMRRGRSGVLLGPRSIVEGELIGARIGAQHLRPLTIPGRGWTGDGTGRALAVQVPLAVLQ is encoded by the coding sequence GTGAACCTGAACAACTTCGGCCACCTCTACATCATCGGCGCGCCCCGGTCGGGCCGTACGCAGACGCTGCGGACGCTCGCCGGCTCCGTCGGCATGTACCTCACGACCGAGCAGGTCCACATCTACGGCCTGGACGCCGCGGGCGGCGGCCTGTCCGTCGTCGAGGAGCTGCCGCACTGCGGCGCCGTCGTCTCCCGGCACGACCCGGAGCGCATCGACCGGCTCATCCGCCGCCTCATCGCCGACCTGAACCGCAGGCAGGCGCTGATCGCCGAGCACGACGTCAACTCCCTGACCGAGCTGCGTCTGAAGCTGCCGCGCGGCGAACGCCCCGCGCACCTGCTCGTCCTGATCGACGGCTGGGACGCGCTGTACGACACGATCGAGAAGTACGACGGCGGCCGCCTCAACGAGGAACTGTTCCGCCTGCTGCGCGAGGGCGCCACCGCCGGTGTCCACGTCGTCGCCACCTCGGAGCGCATGCTGCTGGGCACCCGCGCCGGCCAGCACAACGACCAGCGGCTCCTCCTGCGCCAGTCCGACCGCATGGACTTCGCCGTCGTCGGCGTCGACCGCAAGAACGTGCCGGACAACCTCCCCGCCGGCCGCGGCTGGTTCGCGCCGGGCGGCATCGAGACGCAGATCCTGCAGCTCCCGGTGCCGGAGTCGTCGAAGAACGGCGACCAGGCCGACGCGCTGCGGGCCATCGGGCGGGAGGCCAGGGCCAGGGACGCCGCGATCGACGACGCGCGGCGGCCGTTCCCCGTCGGCGTCCTCCCCGGCGCCGTCGCCTTCCAGGACGTCATGGACGGCCTGCCCGACGGGGAGAAGCGTCCCCTGCGCGCGCTGGTCGGCCTCGGCGGCGACGACATCGCCCCGATGTTCCACGACTTCGCGCACGCGTCGCCGACCTACCTGGTCGTCGGACCGCCGCGCTCGGGACGCTCCACGGCACTGGCCGGGATGTGCGTGTCGCTGCTGATGGGCGGCACGTCGCTGCTCGTCCTCACGCCGCGCGACTCGCCCCTGCGGCAGCTCGCCCAGCACGGCCTGGCGCGGGTCTTCGGCGGCGACCCGACGGCCGACCAGATCGAGAAGGCGCTGGAGGACATGGCGGGCAAGCCGGTCGTCGTGGTCGTGGACGACTGCGACCTGCTCGCGTCCGGCGGGGCCGACCGCGCGCTGCGGCGGGTCATCACCTCGGGACAGGAGCGGAACCAGGCAGTCCTCGCGGCCGGGCCGGCCGAGGGCCTGTCGACGATGGGCTGGCACGGTCTGATGCGGCGGGGCCGCAGCGGTGTGCTGCTCGGTCCCCGCAGCATCGTCGAGGGCGAACTGATCGGCGCGCGCATCGGCGCCCAGCACCTGCGCCCGCTGACGATCCCGGGCCGCGGCTGGACCGGCGACGGCACGGGCCGCGCCCTGGCCGTCCAGGTCCCGCTGGCGGTCCTGCAGTAG
- a CDS encoding DUF1801 domain-containing protein — protein MSSTESSAEKYDGFTAEEREAMKDRAKELKSTRGRSRKAKADTESEVLAKIAEMPDGDRALAERVHAIIRAAAPGLTPKLWYGMPAYARDGKVVCHFQNAGKFKTRYATLGFSDQAALDDGAMWPVAFALKEELTAADEDRISALVKQAVS, from the coding sequence ATGAGCAGCACCGAGTCGTCCGCCGAGAAGTACGACGGTTTCACCGCCGAGGAGCGGGAGGCGATGAAGGACCGCGCGAAGGAGCTGAAGAGCACCCGCGGCCGTTCCCGCAAGGCGAAGGCCGACACGGAGAGCGAGGTGCTGGCGAAGATCGCCGAGATGCCGGACGGGGACCGCGCCCTCGCCGAGCGCGTCCACGCGATCATCAGGGCCGCCGCCCCCGGGCTGACGCCGAAGCTCTGGTACGGGATGCCGGCGTACGCCAGGGACGGCAAGGTCGTCTGCCACTTCCAGAACGCGGGGAAGTTCAAGACGCGGTACGCCACCCTCGGCTTCAGCGACCAGGCGGCGCTGGACGACGGCGCCATGTGGCCGGTCGCGTTCGCGCTGAAGGAGGAGCTGACCGCCGCCGACGAGGACCGCATCTCCGCCCTCGTCAAGCAGGCCGTGAGCTGA
- a CDS encoding AraC family transcriptional regulator: MCLPGWGRARAEARRLSDFARLRRVRDRIDREYARPLDVEALARGADLPARHLGHAFRAAYGSSPYAYLMARRVERATVLLDRCGLGVAEVRSAVGCPAPGVFDPRFTDLVGVPPAAYRPAAAGQE; this comes from the coding sequence ATGTGCCTTCCCGGCTGGGGACGCGCACGCGCCGAGGCGCGGCGCCTGAGCGACTTCGCGCGGCTGCGCCGCGTCCGCGACCGGATCGACCGCGAGTACGCCCGGCCGCTGGACGTCGAGGCGCTGGCCCGCGGCGCGGACCTGCCGGCCCGGCACCTCGGTCACGCGTTCCGCGCCGCCTACGGGTCGTCGCCGTACGCGTACCTGATGGCCCGCCGCGTCGAGCGCGCGACCGTCCTGCTCGACCGCTGCGGCCTCGGGGTCGCCGAGGTCCGCTCCGCCGTCGGGTGCCCGGCGCCCGGCGTCTTCGATCCCCGTTTCACCGACCTGGTGGGCGTGCCGCCCGCCGCCTACCGGCCTGCCGCGGCCGGTCAGGAATAG
- a CDS encoding VOC family protein has product MDLTIHTTVLPHDDPDESLAFYRDVLGFEVRNDVGQGRMRWITVGPAGQPGTSILLAPPAVDPGITEDERRTIAEMMAKGTYGWILLATADLDAVFERIQAGDTEVVQEPTQQPYGVRDCAFRDPAGNLVRIQEVR; this is encoded by the coding sequence ATGGACCTCACGATTCACACGACCGTTCTCCCGCACGACGACCCGGACGAGTCCCTCGCCTTCTACCGCGACGTGCTCGGCTTCGAGGTCAGGAACGACGTCGGCCAGGGCCGGATGCGCTGGATCACGGTCGGCCCCGCCGGGCAGCCCGGCACGTCGATCCTCCTCGCGCCGCCCGCCGTGGACCCGGGCATCACCGAGGACGAGCGCCGCACCATCGCCGAGATGATGGCCAAGGGCACCTACGGGTGGATCCTCCTCGCCACCGCCGACCTCGACGCCGTGTTCGAGAGGATCCAGGCGGGCGACACCGAGGTCGTCCAGGAGCCGACCCAGCAGCCGTACGGCGTCCGGGACTGCGCGTTCCGCGACCCGGCGGGCAACCTCGTCCGCATCCAGGAAGTCCGCTGA
- a CDS encoding serine hydrolase domain-containing protein, with protein MMRRRLTAAVLLAAAVVGATVPAAAAHGGRGDHRTDEVQEALDVLVDEDGVPGALAYDGSRTWTAGTSELGSDRPMPGADGQVRIASNSKSFTSVAVMRLVVEGKLSLADTAARYVPQLAGSTITVRQLLMQTSGLPEYVNLMDWTATGTAPEEHLALALSQEPLFEPGTDWAYSNTNYLVLGMIIDRVTGEDFRTYIEDTILNPLDLDDTYWPEAGELELRGPHARNYGISPADPEAGVTDITELPGYEFGASGGLVSTPEDLNTFWDALFEGELLPRGAVLLMTHDTTAVGEAEMYPEGTRYGYGLTGYELSCGGTYWGHGGDLPGDSVAGGRASSGRGTVTVYTTTLAADATTRGDLMTAVDTALCSRDR; from the coding sequence ATGATGCGCCGTCGCCTCACCGCCGCCGTCCTCCTCGCCGCCGCCGTCGTCGGTGCCACCGTTCCGGCCGCCGCCGCGCACGGCGGGCGCGGGGACCACCGTACGGACGAGGTGCAGGAGGCGCTGGACGTCCTGGTCGACGAGGACGGCGTGCCGGGCGCGCTCGCGTACGACGGGTCGCGCACATGGACCGCCGGCACGTCGGAGCTGGGCAGCGACCGGCCGATGCCCGGGGCCGACGGCCAGGTGCGGATCGCGAGCAACAGCAAGTCGTTCACGTCGGTCGCCGTCATGCGGCTGGTCGTGGAGGGGAAGCTGAGCCTCGCCGACACCGCCGCCCGGTACGTGCCGCAGCTCGCCGGTTCCACCATCACCGTGCGGCAGCTCCTGATGCAGACCAGCGGCCTGCCGGAGTACGTGAACCTCATGGACTGGACCGCCACCGGCACCGCGCCGGAGGAGCACCTGGCGCTGGCCCTGTCGCAGGAGCCGCTGTTCGAGCCGGGCACGGACTGGGCGTACTCCAACACCAACTACCTCGTCCTCGGCATGATCATCGACCGGGTGACCGGTGAGGACTTCCGCACCTACATCGAGGACACCATCCTGAACCCGCTCGACCTGGACGACACCTACTGGCCCGAGGCCGGCGAACTGGAGCTGCGCGGCCCCCACGCGCGGAACTACGGCATCAGCCCCGCCGACCCCGAGGCGGGCGTCACCGACATCACCGAGCTGCCCGGCTACGAGTTCGGCGCGTCCGGCGGCCTGGTCTCCACCCCGGAGGACCTCAACACGTTCTGGGACGCGCTGTTCGAGGGTGAGCTGCTGCCGCGCGGCGCCGTCCTGCTGATGACGCACGACACGACCGCGGTCGGCGAGGCCGAGATGTACCCCGAGGGCACCCGCTACGGCTACGGCCTCACCGGCTACGAGCTGAGCTGCGGCGGCACGTACTGGGGGCACGGCGGTGACCTGCCGGGCGACTCCGTTGCCGGCGGCCGGGCGTCGTCCGGGCGCGGGACCGTCACCGTCTACACGACGACCCTGGCGGCCGACGCGACGACCCGCGGCGACCTGATGACCGCCGTGGACACAGCGCTGTGCTCCCGCGACAGGTGA
- a CDS encoding HAD family hydrolase — translation MVIKCVALDIGETVTRDDRYWASWADWFGVPRHTLSALVGAVVAQGRDNADAIRMLRPGVDPAAEYAAREAAGRGEFLDETDLYEDVRPALTALRERGLRVVLAGNQTARAGALLRGLALPVDALAVSDEWGVAKPSPEFFTRVTELAMARPEEIVYVGDHPANDVFPAHAAGLRTAHIRRGPWGHLWAGDPEVRSTADWSIGSLHELQDLTA, via the coding sequence ATGGTGATCAAGTGCGTCGCGCTGGACATCGGCGAGACGGTGACCCGGGACGACCGGTACTGGGCTTCGTGGGCCGATTGGTTCGGCGTGCCGAGGCATACCCTGTCCGCCCTGGTCGGTGCGGTGGTGGCCCAGGGGCGGGACAACGCCGACGCCATCCGCATGCTGCGGCCGGGGGTCGATCCGGCGGCCGAGTACGCCGCGCGCGAAGCGGCCGGTCGTGGTGAGTTCCTGGACGAGACCGACCTGTACGAGGACGTGCGCCCCGCCCTCACCGCGCTGAGGGAGCGGGGATTGCGGGTCGTCCTGGCGGGCAACCAGACGGCACGGGCTGGTGCGTTGCTTCGCGGCCTGGCTCTGCCGGTGGACGCCCTTGCGGTGTCGGACGAGTGGGGCGTCGCCAAGCCGTCGCCGGAGTTCTTCACCCGGGTGACCGAGCTGGCCATGGCGCGGCCCGAGGAGATCGTCTACGTGGGCGATCACCCGGCGAACGACGTCTTCCCGGCTCACGCCGCCGGGCTCCGGACCGCACACATCCGGCGGGGGCCATGGGGACACCTGTGGGCGGGCGATCCGGAAGTACGCTCCACGGCCGACTGGTCCATCGGCAGCTTGCACGAACTACAGGATCTGACTGCCTAA
- a CDS encoding helix-turn-helix transcriptional regulator — MPAHSASEVGRRIAYYRRISRLTQKQLAEAAGLGAGTLQKIERGARGASDAVLEAIADALGVNVERLHRDRDRAAGRIQEAMPHLRGLLAAYDDPDDGPVRELCVLRDAVAEAVQQRLAAQYVRIMRSGPDLLAELLRALAVVPARDRAEVAQLLVGASRAVDAAAYKYGAMDMSARLVDLMRWVAPQTHDPVTASTVAYVRTEVYFASRAHAAGLRSLERAIDASPSPGDARAAAARGALHMRAAVIAGRAGDSDAATQHMDQAFKLAARVPESVYDGTAFGPDSVRIHEVSLSVALGGVHLKRALDIGREWAPSRELTAERRSSFYIELARAQLWAGRPDSAFRSLEEARQIAPQHTREHRWVREDIGTLRRLRRTNAESLSKYAEWCAAV, encoded by the coding sequence ATGCCCGCGCACTCCGCGTCGGAAGTCGGCCGACGCATCGCCTACTACCGGCGGATCTCACGTCTGACGCAGAAGCAGCTAGCCGAAGCCGCTGGGCTCGGCGCCGGCACATTGCAGAAGATCGAGCGAGGCGCCCGAGGAGCCTCCGATGCCGTGCTGGAGGCCATTGCCGATGCGCTCGGCGTCAACGTCGAGCGTTTGCACCGAGACCGGGACCGAGCGGCAGGGCGCATACAGGAGGCGATGCCCCACCTGCGGGGCCTCCTTGCTGCCTACGACGATCCCGATGATGGCCCGGTACGTGAACTGTGCGTTCTTCGGGATGCTGTCGCGGAAGCAGTTCAGCAGAGGCTCGCAGCGCAATACGTGCGGATCATGCGGAGCGGCCCCGACCTGCTGGCGGAACTGCTCAGGGCGCTTGCTGTGGTTCCCGCACGTGACCGAGCGGAAGTAGCTCAGTTGCTTGTGGGCGCGAGTCGAGCGGTCGATGCTGCTGCATACAAGTACGGGGCCATGGATATGTCCGCTCGGCTGGTGGACCTGATGCGCTGGGTGGCTCCCCAGACCCATGATCCGGTCACGGCCAGCACGGTGGCATACGTGCGGACGGAGGTGTACTTCGCGAGTCGGGCGCATGCCGCTGGCCTTCGCTCATTGGAACGAGCGATCGATGCCTCACCGTCACCTGGCGATGCGAGAGCTGCCGCTGCCCGTGGAGCGTTGCACATGCGCGCTGCAGTCATCGCAGGTCGGGCGGGTGACAGTGATGCGGCGACCCAGCACATGGATCAAGCGTTCAAACTTGCCGCGCGTGTTCCCGAGAGCGTTTACGACGGCACTGCGTTTGGGCCGGACTCTGTACGGATCCACGAGGTGTCCCTGTCGGTCGCCCTCGGCGGCGTGCACCTAAAGCGCGCGCTGGACATCGGCCGCGAGTGGGCACCCTCCCGCGAGTTGACTGCGGAGCGCCGGTCCTCGTTCTACATCGAGTTGGCGCGCGCTCAGCTATGGGCAGGCCGACCAGACAGTGCCTTCAGGTCGCTTGAGGAGGCCCGTCAAATCGCTCCACAGCACACGCGGGAGCACCGCTGGGTCCGTGAGGACATCGGGACGCTCCGACGGCTGCGCAGAACGAATGCTGAAAGCCTCTCCAAGTATGCCGAGTGGTGCGCAGCCGTCTGA